In Bythopirellula goksoeyrii, a single window of DNA contains:
- the gltX gene encoding glutamate--tRNA ligase: MTVRTRFAPSPTGYLHIGGVRTALFNWLFARAHGGQFVLRVDDTDQQRNVEAALQPILEGFRWLGLDWDEGPEVGGPYGPYYQSERSDKYQAAVESLLASGAAYRDFATTEEIQAEREAAQQAGEQFTYSRRWMAESIEQAQQFAAEGRQAVVRLKMPREGELIHQDLIRGEVRFPWSNEQDHVIQRADGSCLYHLASVVDDNDMQITHVIRAEEHLSNTPRQIYIAQSLGYSLPEYAHLPYVAEPGSKHKLSKRKLDKYLKNKDFAQLKSHGERIAERMHLSVDSEVFNPVIVDFYEQIGFLPDAILNYLLLLGWSLDDKTEEFTRDEMIKHFSLERVNKAPASFDPQKLVAFQDRAMQKLPLKQKVARVLPFLQAAGYIKNPPPCDTGPYLSQICEAAGDRIKVAGDILDYDDFFVADDKLEYDEKTLDKRLRKAENSPQLLAEFRDHLASVETFEAATLEETLKEFVAEKGIKIVEIVHAVRVAITGKPVGFGLFETLAILGQERSLARIDRVLQQISTS; this comes from the coding sequence ATGACGGTTCGCACACGTTTTGCACCCAGCCCGACAGGTTATCTCCACATCGGCGGGGTCCGCACAGCCTTGTTCAATTGGCTCTTTGCACGCGCCCACGGCGGGCAATTTGTGCTGAGAGTTGACGACACAGATCAGCAACGCAATGTTGAAGCCGCCCTCCAGCCAATCCTTGAAGGTTTTCGGTGGCTGGGGCTTGATTGGGACGAAGGTCCCGAAGTAGGCGGCCCTTATGGACCCTACTACCAATCCGAACGCAGTGACAAGTATCAAGCTGCGGTCGAATCGCTATTGGCTTCTGGCGCAGCATATCGCGATTTCGCCACGACCGAGGAAATTCAGGCAGAACGGGAAGCGGCACAACAAGCAGGGGAACAGTTCACCTATAGTCGTCGCTGGATGGCGGAATCCATCGAGCAAGCGCAGCAGTTCGCTGCTGAAGGCCGCCAGGCAGTTGTCCGCCTAAAAATGCCTCGCGAAGGGGAGTTAATCCATCAAGATCTGATCCGCGGAGAAGTTCGCTTTCCCTGGTCCAACGAACAGGACCATGTTATCCAGCGTGCCGATGGTAGCTGCCTGTATCATCTCGCATCGGTGGTCGATGACAACGACATGCAAATCACGCACGTCATCCGCGCCGAGGAGCACCTCTCTAACACCCCTCGGCAGATATACATCGCCCAATCGCTCGGCTACTCGCTCCCCGAGTATGCCCATCTGCCCTATGTGGCAGAACCAGGTAGCAAACACAAACTCAGCAAACGCAAGCTGGACAAATACCTCAAGAACAAGGACTTTGCCCAACTCAAGTCCCACGGCGAACGAATTGCCGAACGGATGCATCTCTCAGTGGACAGCGAAGTCTTCAACCCAGTCATTGTCGATTTCTACGAGCAAATTGGTTTTTTGCCCGACGCGATTCTCAACTACCTTTTGCTCTTAGGTTGGTCTCTCGACGACAAAACCGAAGAGTTTACCCGCGACGAGATGATCAAACATTTTTCGCTTGAACGAGTTAACAAGGCTCCGGCAAGCTTCGATCCGCAGAAGCTGGTTGCTTTTCAAGATCGCGCGATGCAGAAATTGCCCCTCAAGCAAAAGGTTGCGAGGGTGTTGCCCTTTCTGCAAGCAGCCGGCTACATCAAAAACCCGCCGCCGTGTGATACCGGTCCTTACCTCAGTCAAATCTGCGAGGCTGCTGGCGACCGGATCAAAGTCGCGGGAGACATTCTCGATTACGATGATTTCTTCGTCGCTGACGACAAGCTCGAATACGATGAGAAAACTCTCGACAAGCGACTCCGCAAAGCGGAAAATTCGCCTCAGCTCTTGGCCGAGTTCCGTGATCATCTAGCCAGCGTAGAAACATTCGAGGCCGCGACGCTCGAAGAAACATTGAAGGAATTCGTCGCAGAGAAAGGAATCAAGATCGTCGAGATCGTCCACGCGGTCCGCGTTGCGATCACGGGCAAACCTGTGGGTTTCGGACTCTTCGAGACACTAGCCATTCTTGGCCAAGAGCGTAGCCTCGCTCGCATTGACCGAGTCTTGCAACAGATTTCAACCTCATAG
- a CDS encoding diguanylate cyclase domain-containing protein, producing MSESNTEIQEPPVPEVSQAKSSRLTSTESRVAEISSLLRALEDVAGGSGLVKHNEDVKPHPTARHENKLVQVRLGMASGLFTALRQKHPQTAEHSLRVSLGCSSWALYAGLDEATRDIIEVAALLHDIGKIGVPDSILTKSSRLTPEEESLVRKQCRQGSSIVAECCGSTEVLQAIMHSTSRFDGGDDEQALRGEGIPLAARMIAIVDAFDSMTTDQVYRDAWSRDRALQELFEHSGTQFDSVLVKQFQEVLSEHHDVLTERVATRWLNELNNTQDELPWDAVQNAESPVPTKQGSASENSGRSLFEQKLIEAMRDGVVFVDVQAKITLWNKGAEQITGISRGAATGRTFAPSLLEMCSHGKRRIHDGSCPVARVLRTSSQIRQRLMILGRQGKLVPIDLHAIPVIGRDGAILGATILLHDAQSEATLEEKCEALHAEVTRDPLTKVANRAEFDRMQALFIEAHEQAHHPCSLIMIDIDHFKSINDTHGHQAGDEAIITVAGLLSSMCRTGDLVARYGGEEFAVLCADCNNAHAARRAEEIRRKLAETSHSQLGDKKITASFGVTELQAGDNSETMLRRADRALLMAKEQGRNQVVQLGNGMEKQPTKKKWWWLGRFSGKPVIETSLSTAVPIDIAIAKLRGFVSDHQAKIVSTKENTVELEIASSKVSCDRRRGDRNIDYRIELEFSEQRVMRTNNLGFAAGEYTSTNIEVAVRPRSTSNRRSGDVADRAQMILQSVKAYLMAKEEHELIEESQLLVL from the coding sequence ATGTCTGAATCAAATACTGAAATTCAAGAACCTCCAGTTCCTGAAGTATCGCAAGCCAAGTCATCCAGATTGACGTCGACCGAGTCGCGAGTGGCTGAAATCAGCTCCCTCCTGCGCGCGTTGGAAGATGTGGCAGGCGGCAGCGGCTTGGTAAAGCACAATGAAGATGTGAAACCCCATCCGACCGCACGCCATGAAAATAAGCTGGTGCAAGTTCGACTAGGAATGGCAAGCGGGTTGTTCACCGCTTTGCGCCAAAAGCACCCTCAGACGGCCGAGCATTCTTTGCGAGTTTCACTAGGATGCAGTTCTTGGGCGCTCTATGCGGGATTGGACGAAGCCACGAGAGACATTATCGAAGTGGCTGCTCTACTTCACGACATTGGGAAGATCGGCGTCCCCGATTCGATTCTAACTAAATCAAGCCGCCTCACACCAGAAGAAGAATCGCTGGTACGAAAGCAATGCCGACAGGGGAGTTCCATCGTAGCAGAATGCTGTGGTTCGACTGAAGTATTGCAAGCGATCATGCATTCGACCTCACGCTTTGACGGCGGCGACGATGAACAAGCGCTCCGTGGCGAGGGAATTCCGCTGGCAGCGAGAATGATTGCCATTGTCGATGCCTTCGATTCGATGACAACCGATCAAGTCTATCGTGATGCTTGGAGTCGCGATCGTGCCCTACAGGAACTCTTTGAGCACTCCGGTACACAATTTGATTCCGTGCTAGTCAAGCAATTCCAAGAAGTACTCTCAGAACACCATGATGTGCTGACTGAGCGTGTCGCAACACGATGGCTCAATGAACTAAATAATACGCAGGATGAACTGCCCTGGGATGCTGTCCAGAATGCAGAGTCTCCAGTGCCAACCAAACAAGGTTCAGCCTCCGAAAACTCTGGACGATCGCTCTTCGAGCAAAAGCTCATTGAAGCGATGCGGGACGGAGTGGTATTCGTCGACGTTCAGGCCAAGATTACTCTTTGGAACAAGGGTGCCGAGCAAATCACTGGCATCAGTCGAGGCGCTGCCACGGGGCGAACATTTGCACCGAGCTTGCTAGAAATGTGTAGTCACGGCAAACGACGCATCCATGATGGTTCGTGTCCCGTTGCGCGAGTACTGCGTACAAGTTCTCAGATTCGGCAGCGGTTGATGATTTTGGGTCGTCAAGGAAAATTGGTACCGATCGACTTGCACGCCATTCCCGTGATAGGACGTGATGGTGCCATTCTTGGTGCGACGATTCTTTTACACGATGCCCAGTCTGAAGCAACTCTGGAAGAAAAATGCGAAGCTTTGCATGCCGAAGTCACGCGAGATCCGCTTACCAAAGTGGCAAATCGAGCAGAATTTGACCGAATGCAAGCTTTGTTCATTGAAGCGCACGAGCAGGCGCATCACCCTTGTAGCCTCATTATGATCGATATCGATCACTTCAAGTCAATCAATGACACCCATGGCCATCAGGCGGGCGACGAAGCGATCATCACGGTTGCCGGTCTCCTCTCTTCGATGTGTCGAACGGGTGACCTTGTTGCCCGATATGGCGGGGAAGAATTCGCGGTGTTGTGTGCCGACTGTAACAATGCCCATGCAGCACGTCGCGCGGAAGAAATTCGCCGCAAACTAGCAGAAACATCCCATTCGCAACTAGGCGACAAAAAGATAACTGCCAGTTTTGGCGTGACAGAATTGCAAGCAGGTGACAACTCGGAAACGATGCTGCGTCGTGCGGACCGAGCTCTGTTGATGGCGAAGGAGCAAGGTCGAAATCAAGTCGTACAACTGGGGAACGGCATGGAAAAACAACCGACAAAGAAAAAATGGTGGTGGTTGGGTAGGTTTTCAGGGAAACCTGTTATCGAGACCTCTCTTTCGACGGCAGTACCTATCGATATTGCGATTGCCAAGCTTCGTGGGTTCGTTTCCGACCACCAGGCGAAAATAGTTTCTACGAAGGAAAATACCGTCGAACTGGAAATCGCCAGTTCAAAGGTTTCTTGCGATCGCCGCAGAGGAGACCGTAATATTGACTACCGCATCGAACTGGAGTTTAGCGAACAGCGCGTCATGAGGACGAACAATCTTGGTTTCGCAGCGGGAGAATATACCTCGACAAATATCGAAGTGGCTGTGCGACCGCGTAGTACGAGTAATCGTCGTAGCGGCGACGTGGCTGATCGTGCGCAAATGATACTTCAAAGTGTAAAGGCCTATTTGATGGCGAAAGAGGAACACGAGTTGATTGAAGAGTCTCAACTTCTTGTTCTGTAA
- a CDS encoding superoxide dismutase yields the protein MAYTLPDLPYPNNALEPHIDAKTMEIHHDKHHNAYVTNVNAALEGAGVAEMSIEDLCRKIDTVPENIRTAVRNNGGGHANHSLFWTVMCPKGGGEPSGAIGEAITSELGGFAAFKEAFSKAAATRFGSGWAWLSVTPAGKLIVESTPNQDNPYMSGNTPILGLDVWEHAYYLHYQNRRPDYVAAFFNVIDWKAVDERYDKAKG from the coding sequence ATGGCCTACACTCTCCCCGATTTACCGTATCCTAACAACGCACTGGAGCCTCATATCGATGCCAAGACGATGGAGATCCACCACGACAAACACCACAATGCCTACGTGACTAATGTCAACGCCGCTTTGGAAGGGGCAGGGGTTGCTGAGATGTCAATCGAAGACTTGTGTCGCAAGATCGACACCGTGCCTGAGAACATCCGAACGGCCGTGCGAAATAACGGCGGTGGGCATGCCAATCACTCTCTATTTTGGACCGTCATGTGCCCCAAGGGGGGCGGCGAACCTTCTGGAGCGATTGGTGAAGCCATCACTAGTGAACTGGGTGGATTCGCGGCCTTTAAAGAAGCCTTCAGCAAGGCTGCAGCCACACGCTTCGGCAGCGGCTGGGCCTGGCTGAGTGTTACTCCGGCTGGCAAGTTGATCGTCGAAAGCACTCCAAATCAGGACAACCCCTACATGAGTGGCAACACGCCGATCTTGGGATTGGATGTCTGGGAACATGCCTATTATCTTCACTACCAGAATCGTCGTCCTGATTACGTTGCCGCCTTCTTCAACGTGATCGATTGGAAGGCCGTCGACGAACGATACGACAAGGCAAAAGGCTGA